Within the Osmerus mordax isolate fOsmMor3 chromosome 21, fOsmMor3.pri, whole genome shotgun sequence genome, the region TGTATGTTTACTTTCTTAAAACAACGTTGATTGTAAGGATCCCTACAGAAGAATGAAGTTGAGGCTATGCACTATTCAAGTGGCCTACCGGACCACAACTTTCATGACAAAAGAAGGAAATCGTTTTCGAAGTGGGGTTAAATTTAGATTGAACTCCTAAAATTGTACGGGATGTTGTTATggaaatggtaaaaaaaaaaataagccTCAACGACACATAATATCAACAAAGCATGCGGATGCATTCAGGAAACAATGTATTCGTGGGCCTTTGAGGCAGCTGTCCCCAGCTGTAGATGTAGCCAATAAGCTACAAACGGTTCGTAACTTTGTATCGAATATTAGCAACACGACCGAACCGGCGCCATAAGGCTTAATGTCATTTTTCATGTCCCATCTGCTAACCATGTCAAAGGATATAGAAGGAAATAACACCCCCTCACACGCACCAACAGAGAGCGACGGGTCCTCACGCACGTAGCGCACCTATACCCATCCTCCCGAAAAGCGGTAATTACATTGTAATAGAGCGAGCTAGTTACCTTGGTGCACAGCGACGCTGCACCCATGTCCGTCACAGTACACAAGCGGATTCTCAGCCCAGCCTCGCTCATCAGAACACACGCAGCAACCTCCAACCATTTCCCGCATACTGTTCCCATAAGGTTATTTACTCGGTTCTGCGACGACTCAACCTCGCCAGGCTGTTAAGTTGTCCCCGACTTTAACGGTGTATCAAGCATGGTATTGATGGTAGGCGTGCTATAGTGCAATCAAGAATGAATCTCAGCGTGCGGTTCGGGTACAGCGAGTTTTCCGTGATGTCCTCCCGTACCCAGTCGAACCGCTGCAGTGCGCATGCTCAGACACGCTGAATAGAATCAGTCTCACTGTGTGAAGGTAGCAAACATCTTTCCTTCGTCATCTGTGTTCACAGTGTTTTGTGCTCGTTAAAAGTATAATGTGCACTTACTCTCTTAAATACGTTAGTACACCAGAAAAGACACTTGGGCTTCGCGGTCCTTAATAGCTGTCTGTAACGCGGATGAGAGTGTTTGGGTGGATACAACAGACATGCCCACAAAAGTGTCTGCTTCTAGCGGTACTTAAAAACACACAGCGCCATCTTTTGGGAATCTCTGTCCAAATCGAAACGTCCAGCAGCCTCAAAAACACACAGTTCAATTAGGTCACATTAACAGACTCCATGAAGAAATACAAAATAACCGGAGAGAAAAATGAAATAAAGAATATTTTCACGTCAAGTTTACGTTCTAGaatattgtctgcatggctaaATAATCAAAACATCTGTTCTTGAATCTGACTACAAAACACCTGAAAATTCAATTTTGCATCATCATTGCAGGGGAGCTTTCATGACAAAGATAGAGACCATACTCTTCCCTCTCCAAGGCCCCTAAAGTCATTTGGGAGAGCAGGCCTGTAGGGACCATGATACACAACACCAAGGTAGAAAGGCCCCTGTTGGCTTTGTCACGTTTAAGTGGTCTGTGGACCTGCATGGCCACGAAAAACCTGAAGGATGGTAGACCCTCATGCCCCACTCCAACCCCTGCCTTTGAGACACCagcattttgtgttttgttgttgtttatgccACTGTTTATGCCACTGTTTATACCACTTATGTGTTGTATATGTGgtatttctcccccccccccccgccccccccctcttcagGAGGCTTCTGTGCAGGGGAGAGTGAATGCCCACACCGCTAAGGACATGCAGCCAGCCATCAACAAAGTCCTTCCCCAGCGGGGCCCCTCGTAAAGGGCATGGTTAAGAGCTTTGTGCCCTGGTTGGCCTGAGGACTGCTGATGGAACCATCTGGAAGAACAGCCTtctgaggaggagctgaaggtcCAGGATGTGGTGCCTCTAGCTGGCCTCAGACCGGGTTCAACAGACCCAAACTGCACTACAACGGCCCCATTGTAAGATAATATCACTCTGTTCCATTACATTATGATAATGACATAGATCCATTATATCTTTACTTTGGGTGTATTAACATAGCATTGTATGAGATTAGGTGCTATTAGGAGATTGAATGTCTGGTTAAATGTTAGTGCACCGGAAATCATAAGTGTTATTTCGCCGTTGATGTCTGATTTGAACAATTGTGTTAAACAACCAGTTTTTGCCTTTTTATGTTATACTATTCAACTACGGTGATGTTAGATGACCTAATACAGCATCACAATGACGACACTTTTGTAAGTGTTCGAGCTCGATAGAGGGCGCTCCATTCAAACGGATCACAATTTTCACCAGCATCAGTTGGTCCCCTGGGTGACGACGAGTGGCAGTCggaagggaagagaagagagggagagagagagggagatagggagagagagagggagagagggagagagagagagagagagagagagagggagagagagagagagagagagagtaggcaaGCACCTCGCTGCAGTCACACTCCCTCTTTTTCCTGTGCAGTTTCTGGCCGGCGATGCAACCGCGTATCCTCCCCTATGCCGTGGAGTGTGCGGAACAAGGGGCGAGCGCATCCTCTGCCTGCTGCTACCCGCCGAAGATCTCTCTACTTCAGACGAACGGGACTAAAATCGTACGCTGGCTCCGGTGCAAACTTGCATGAACTAGGCTAAATTCCGTAGAGGCTGGTGTGTGGGAGATGTTATGCAGAAGCCAGTGCAGCCTCGCCTGTGTAGCCTTTTCTAGGCTGTAGCCTATTTCACTAAGCCGGCGTTCTCGGGCTCAGCTGTTGCTTTTTGGGGAGAGGAGGCGCAAGGAGCGACGGTGAGGCCAACTATGCTATTTCATTTCAAACGATAGTATTTCCGATTTGATTGGACTTGGACACGGATGCGAGCAGAGGTTGTCAACGACCTTTTGAGTATTTTATGCCCGTTGTCGGATTCGGAACCGTACAAATGGAGAAAGCTACCCCGTCGCAGCCTCAGCTCCAGCTGTCGATAACAAAGACTGAAAGTCCAGCGGAGGACATCTCCAATCTCTCCGACGAGGACCTGCTTAAGTGGGGCAAGGAGGATTTGGTGCGGCGTCTCCGGCGGTCTGAAGCCGACAAGATGAGCGTTATTCTGGACCATGGGAATCTGATCAGGGAAGTCAATCGGAGCCTCCAGCTGCACTTAAACGAGATCAGGGGGCTGAAGGTGAGGGGCGCGCGTTTGTTAAGGATGAGATCATAGTTTTGAGCGCACCTGAGCGCGCACAGCTTGCAAGGGGTGCCCTTGCGTTTAAAGGGCTGCTGGAAATGGAATTTGGAGGTTTACATAATAAGTTCTGTTTAATGTATGTGTCTGGGCGCTTGAAATGTCAATCATCCATGTTCTTTATGTGCTGAAATAtctttcatcacacacacacacacacacacacacacacacacacacacacacacacacacacacacacacacacacacacacacacacacacacacacacacacacacacacacacacacacacacacacacacacacctgttgtctGCTCTACACATCTCTACAGTGGATGCCACCATCTACAACGAACACACTTCATATGAGACATTCTTGGAACGCATCCAGAACAAACCTCTTATTTCAAAGTGTCTCAACACTCGTAACTTCCAAACACCTTTGGCTTCTCATCCTCTTTTCAACCTTAACTATTCTAGGTAACTAAGGAGAAGAATCTGGCAGGGTAAAAAAAACCTAGCTCCATGTCACTATTGGACGCCCATCGACTTGATTTAAGGCGCCGCCGCCTCGAACACTCAGAGCTTCATTAAAAGGAGAACGGGGGAGGCTGAGATGAAGCACACTGGGCTCTCTGGGCGCTGCCGGCGACCCCACGGCCAACTGTGTACCGCCTAATTAGACGGGGGAGAGAGCCTGCGGTTCAAACtagggaggaagggtgagggggagagggtgaagacggagtgaggaggagagggaggaagggagaaggaggccGAGATggacagggaaggaggagagagagaggtcgaccgggaggagagggagacggactgaggggggggggagaggcgggccgagacggagagacagaaggattgAGGGTGAGAGATGGATTGAGAGGGATAAGgattgaggaggagaggtggattgAGAGGTAGAAGgattgagggggagagagagaaggatcgaGCGATGgactgagaaggagagagaggagagaatgcaTTTGAGAGGCATCGATGTACGTGTCGAGGcacgaggcagagagagagagagagagagggagggagggagggaaggaaggagagaggggttgacagaggagggaggagagagagagaggtgtgtaatTATAGAGTGATGGAGGGCAGGGGCCTGGGTGTTGGAGGGGGTGGTTGTGTCACATAGGAAAGTTGCCACGTTGCAAATGAGATGAGAGATCTCCATCACATAGGCCATGTACTGCTCTCAGTCTCCCTAACAAACCATGAGCAGCTGACCTTTCTACCCACATCCACCTAATGTTCACAATaccctacactacactacatatTAAATACCGTATCTGGTCAAGACTTTCCTGACTGCACGACAACACATCGTTAGACAGAGAGGGTATTTTGACTGTGAGAGAATACACGataaacaaaaagaaacaaaggATGCTTGTGAAGCTGATCCTTTTCACAAAGCAACCCCCAGGACCATTAAGAATGTAACAAAGGCAAGCACAAGCGCTGTAGCATTGTTGTATCTTAATGTGATTTGTTTGCAGAACGCTCAAACAGATACTGCTGATAAACACTGTTTCTCATCCCCTCAGGCAAACAAAATAATTAGGCCTTGAGTCATAACTTTatcttccctgcccctctcctcctcttcctcctcctcctcctctacctcctcctcctccctctccttttcttcctcctcctcctccctctcctcctcctctttctcctcctcccgtctccaGGACATCAACCAGAAACTGCAGGAGGACAACCGGGAGCTGAGAGACCTGTGCTGTTTCCTGGACGACGACCGGCAGAAGGGCAAGCGCGTGTCCCGGGAGTGGCAGCGCCTGGGCCGCTACAGCGCCAGCATCATGAGGAAGGAGGTGACCCTGTACCTGCAGAAGCTCAAGGAGCTGGAGGCGCgccaggaggaggtggtgagggagaATCTGGAGCTGAAGGAGCTCTGCCTGCTCCTGGACGAGGAGAAGGGCGGAGGAGGCGTGGGGGGAGGCatcggcgggggcggggggttggggggagtcGGCGGCGGCGTCggcgggggcggaggaggcgggtgCAGGAGCTCCATCGACAGCCAGAGCAGCCTGCTGCTGGTGCCCGGCACGGGCCTGCTGATGAGGGACGTGGGCGACGGGAGCAGCACCTCCAGCGCCGGCTCGGCCGACAGCTCCGACCACCTCCACCACAAGCAGCTCCACCTGGccgggggcggaggaggcgggggtgggGTGGCCGGCGGAGGcggtgggggaggcgggggcggAGCCAGTCCCGAGCACCTCCACAAACCCAGGTGCA harbors:
- the ccdc85al gene encoding coiled-coil domain containing 85A, like, encoding MEKATPSQPQLQLSITKTESPAEDISNLSDEDLLKWGKEDLVRRLRRSEADKMSVILDHGNLIREVNRSLQLHLNEIRGLKDINQKLQEDNRELRDLCCFLDDDRQKGKRVSREWQRLGRYSASIMRKEVTLYLQKLKELEARQEEVVRENLELKELCLLLDEEKGGGGVGGGIGGGGGLGGVGGGVGGGGGGGCRSSIDSQSSLLLVPGTGLLMRDVGDGSSTSSAGSADSSDHLHHKQLHLAGGGGGGGGVAGGGGGGGGGGASPEHLHKPRCSSVSGGGGGGGGGDREVSSPEHPAGRHRSTSLEYPYALPQICRPRCGSVSVPDHGRAMRGLSPEKYGRNVGRRSPEQQPSPLHLLHQQQQQLQNPQAKHPGSDLLLGQKQHLLGQGGSGELYQRHHRGSVGSSCGSPEPRQAHLGTPEHHDKGCGLVQGGGSPETHRHQYSSSPESHMKFGSPGREVQRRPAGDELSPHHRSIYNGMNALISAGCCTNNCRNVKLWDSFDASS